From the Pseudodesulfovibrio indicus genome, the window CGGAGCAGGTCATACTAAGAATGAAGAAGGACTCCTTCGACCACGGTTGCGAAGGCTCGGTCATAGCCTCAGAATTTTGCGCACGTTCTAGCTTAAGGGATTACTAATGGAAGCCAACGCATTGTCTTTAAGTCTGATTTTTAGTCATACAGTTCAATACAGAGCCCCGTTGTTCCAGCGTCCTTATGTCTGGAGTGAAAAGGAGCAGTGGGAGTTGCTTTGGTCTGACCTTGCCCAACTCAGCGATCCTGCCTCTGAGCTACAAAGCGTGTTGCCATATTTTATGGGCGCAGTTGTTCTGGAACAACTTGAGTCTCAAACAGGTGCTCCTGGGGCGAGGGCAATAATTGATGGTCAGCAGCGACTCACCACTGTCCAAGTACTTTTGGTTACGCTGTATGACGTTTGCAAAAAACGCTTTCCTGAGCAGTTCATTGTTGATGATGTTGAAAAACTGATCTTCAACACAAGCCGTGAGTTTGAAGGATCATTTCATAGGTTCAAGTTATGGCCAACAAATCTTGATCGGAAGGCCTATGAAGCTGTTATGACTGCTGGGGCACCTGCACACCTGCAACTCCAATCATCTGGAATTCAGGGCACAATTGCTGATGCATATCGCTATTTCTACAGGATGATGGATGACTGGGTCGCTGAAAAGGGAGAAGAGGGGTACGCTTGGCTTGAAAGGCTTTATCGTATCCTTGCTGAAAAAATCCGAATTGTTGTTATCGATATGGATCAACAAGATGATGCTCAAACGATTTTTGAGACAATGAATGCTCGTGGGACACCATTGCTACCTAGCGATTTAGTAAAAAACTATCTATTTAAAAAACTGGCAGATGAAAATGGTCATGACCCTGAAACAGTATATGAAAACTACTGGCGTTCGTTCGATTTTGAGAATGGATTGTGGAGGAAGGAATTCAAACAAGGTCGATTGAATCGGCCTGCACTTGAGTTGTTTCTCCAGCACTACTTAGTAATGGCGCAATCTAAAGAAGTTGCTGCTAGCAATCTATTTAAAGAATTCCGCAAATATGCAGAGCAATCACAGCAAGGTGCGATTGACCTCCTAAAATCATTTAATAAATATTCAAAACATTTCAAAGCATTTCTTGAAGCCCATGACCTTAAAACCCAGGAGGGGCTTTTCTTTCACAAACTAAGGACACTGGACACTTCTACCTTATATCCATGTCTACTTTGGATTTATAGCTCTCTTGACGGGAAGCCTGAACGTGAAAAGGAGTTGAAAGCTATTCTGGAGGTGCTTGAGTCTTTTCTGATTCGCCGTATGGTGTGCAGGCTTACAACAAAGAACTATAACAATTTGTTCCTAGAATTATTAACGACTCTTAAAAATGAAAATAATTGCGATGCTGATACAATTGCTACTTTTTTCAAAGGGAAAACAAAAGATACAGGCCGTTGGCCTGACGATGAGGAATTTCGTACCTCTTGGCTTGCGAGTTCAATTTTCACGAATATTACACGGCCCAGGCTACGATTGGTGCTGGCAGAATTAGACAAAGCTCTTCAGCTGCCAAAGACTGAATCGTATGATCTTAACTATGACTCATTAACCGTCGAGCACTTCTTGCCTGGTAGTTGGGAGGAACACTGGCCTATTGATGAAACAGGAAAAACGGCTGAGGAAATTCTTAAAGCGAGAAATTTGCGAGACGTATTGAAGCATAGCTTTGGTAATCTTACATTTCTTACAAGCTCATTAAATCCAGCCGTTTCAAATGGCCCTTTCAAAAGGAAAAAAGACGAAATATTAAAACATACTGTTTTGAATTTGAGTCGATTTCTTCATACCACTCAAGACTGGAGCGAAAAAGATATTATAAAGCGTGGCGCAGCCCTATATGACCTGGCCAAGCAGATTTGGCCCCGAACATAGCCTCTCATGGGAGCTGGTCGTCCAACCTCTTTAATTAAAAACTTTATTACTCAAAAAAGCAAATTTCCGAACTGGAGTCTCTTCGCGAATTAAAAAACTTTATTAAAATTTCTGGCTCAGATACAACCGAAACACAGGGGATATGTGTTGCTTTAGTTAACAACTTTATTACTCGCCCACAACGGCCCGATCACCAAGGCTGAATAAAACAGCCGCTTCCGGCCTCCCCATCGGGGGAGTCAGCCGGGAGCGGCTTTTTCATGGCGCAACGAAGGCAGGGGTCAGAGCACGGCGGGCAGCGCGAGCCCGGCGGCGAGCCAGGCGTAGGCCGTCATGGACAGCCAGAACAGGAGCCGCTCGCCGAGAGAGGCCGAGCCGTGCGACATGGCGTGGCTTGTCCGCTGCTTCCACGCCAGGAAGGCCACGGTCAGGGCGATGAACAGCAGGTTGAGGGCCAGGGTATAGTCCACCGCGAAGAAGGTCTGGTCCGTCAGGGCGTGGGCCGTCTCCCCGGAGGGCAGCAGGTCCAGGGCGGCGAAGCCGTAGTGCAGGATGACCGCCGTGGTCACGAGGATGAACAGCAGCACGCCGAGGAGATAGAGGGCCATCTTCCAGCCGTAGTATCGGGCCTGGATCCGCAGCACGGGGAAGACCACCAGGTCGCTGAAGATGAAGGCCATGACACCGGCGAAGCTGACCCCGTTGCTGAAGAGCACCGCCGCCAGCGGGATGTTGCCCATGGAGCCGATGAACGTGAAGAAGGCGGCCACCGGGCCGACCACGGCCTGGGCCAGGACCTGCCAGAAGGCGGGATCGGCGGCATCGGAGCTGATGAACAGCGCCTGGAAGAACGCCCTGGGGACAAAGGCCGAGATGATTCCGGCCACGGTAAAACCGATGGTCACGTCCTTCCAGACCATGTTCCACTCCATGACATAGCGGTGGGCCACCCGGCGCCATCCC encodes:
- a CDS encoding DUF262 domain-containing protein, which gives rise to MEANALSLSLIFSHTVQYRAPLFQRPYVWSEKEQWELLWSDLAQLSDPASELQSVLPYFMGAVVLEQLESQTGAPGARAIIDGQQRLTTVQVLLVTLYDVCKKRFPEQFIVDDVEKLIFNTSREFEGSFHRFKLWPTNLDRKAYEAVMTAGAPAHLQLQSSGIQGTIADAYRYFYRMMDDWVAEKGEEGYAWLERLYRILAEKIRIVVIDMDQQDDAQTIFETMNARGTPLLPSDLVKNYLFKKLADENGHDPETVYENYWRSFDFENGLWRKEFKQGRLNRPALELFLQHYLVMAQSKEVAASNLFKEFRKYAEQSQQGAIDLLKSFNKYSKHFKAFLEAHDLKTQEGLFFHKLRTLDTSTLYPCLLWIYSSLDGKPEREKELKAILEVLESFLIRRMVCRLTTKNYNNLFLELLTTLKNENNCDADTIATFFKGKTKDTGRWPDDEEFRTSWLASSIFTNITRPRLRLVLAELDKALQLPKTESYDLNYDSLTVEHFLPGSWEEHWPIDETGKTAEEILKARNLRDVLKHSFGNLTFLTSSLNPAVSNGPFKRKKDEILKHTVLNLSRFLHTTQDWSEKDIIKRGAALYDLAKQIWPRT
- a CDS encoding permease — translated: MGPWTSSGALFLLITRLVDPFCGSGQSAATAGVPHAVAPGLCVRELSPFLGRKHGGRLRPQRGPGHLLRLHLQLVQLRGPVHHAIPLCQGAGLVPALAFMLSSTNLVVELGIIIGVFLSWQFVVGEYAGGILLVLIMWAVVRVTLPKGLENRAREHAREQTGDEDEDGEQDWRRLISSREGWRRVAHRYVMEWNMVWKDVTIGFTVAGIISAFVPRAFFQALFISSDAADPAFWQVLAQAVVGPVAAFFTFIGSMGNIPLAAVLFSNGVSFAGVMAFIFSDLVVFPVLRIQARYYGWKMALYLLGVLLFILVTTAVILHYGFAALDLLPSGETAHALTDQTFFAVDYTLALNLLFIALTVAFLAWKQRTSHAMSHGSASLGERLLFWLSMTAYAWLAAGLALPAVL